TAAAAATAATGGCGCGTTTGAGGTGCCGATTTTATTTGCTTCGCGCGTTTTTCCTAAAATTTTTGCCTCGCTCAACGGTCCCACGGGTTATGTGCAAACACTCAGTGGGGGGGCTTCAGAGCGGCTGATAGAAGAGAAGCTTTCGCTTCAAGGAGTTGAACTTGAAGAAGAAGTTGATCTGAATGGGATGTCTGTCACCACTCTAGCGATTGCATACGCAATTGCATTGGGCTGTTATCCCATTATTTTATGTGGTGTTGATTTGTCCTATGCCGATGATAAACTCTATGCCGAAGGTGTGCTCGATGAGGCAATGAATGCTCAAGCTGCGAGTGCAACAAGTGGTCGATCTAATGGGCAGGTTTTTTTGCGCGAAGGAATTGATGGTCGTTTAGTAAAAACGGCTGTTAAATGGTTAATGGAGGCAGATTGGATTGCATCCAAATCTGCAAAGCAATCAAAGCCGATTGTGAACTGCTCAAAGAAAGGATTAAAGATTAAAGGCCTTCATCATATCCCTTTAGAAAAAGCAATAGATCGGTATTTAAATAAAGAATATGACTTGAGGGGATGGGTTCATACGGAAATTGAAGTAGCCCAAATTGGAATAGAAAAAAATGAAATCGTCGATCAAGTGTTAGAAAAACTCTATACAAGTCTAAAACAGATTGAAGCAAAGCTCTGCGAAATGATCCTACTCATTCAAAAAGAAAAAAGAATGGATCACCCAAAACTCATCTTATTTCAAATGGATATGAGAGAAGAGTTTGCTTTTCAAAATTTAATGCAAGGCATCGAACCTCTTGTTTTGAATCGGATTAAGAGAGCTTCAAATAGACTTGATTTTTTTGCTTCAGAAGAAACACAAAAAGAGTATGCTCTTGATTGTGAAGAAAAAAAATACAAGCTTATGCAAAAAATCGTCTTAGAGTATATCAAGATTTACAAAGTCGAGTATATGGGAATATTATGAATAAGCAAGCTGCAGTACGAGTATGGGAAGCAAGCATTGGTGATCAAGCGATCAGGGTCCACTTAATTCCGGCTTTAGAAGATAATTATATTTATTTATTGAGTTGGGGGGATCAAGCTCTCGTTGTTGATCCGAGCGTCTCTAAACCCGTTCTCGAAAGGCTCGAAGAAGAGAAGCTAGAGCTTAAAGCGATTCTCAATACGCATCATCATGCAGATCATGTCGGTGGTAATCAAGAAATCAAAGAGAAAACGGGGTGTAGGGTCATTGGCCCCTCTGATGTTCATATTGAATCTGTCGATCAAGTTGTTTCGGATGGGGAAGAGATTATTGTCGGTCCTTTATTGATTCAGGTGATTGCTACCCCGGGGCATACGCTGGATCACATTTGTTTTTATATTCCCGATTATAAGATTCTTTTTTCCGGGGATACGCTGTTTACCGGAGGCTGCGGAAAGATTTTTGAAGGGACGGCACAAATCATGTTTGAATCTTTGCAAAAGCTAGCTGCATTGCCTAAAGATACGTTTATTTTTTGTGGGCATGATTATACGATGAGTAACTTAGAATTTGCCCGGGAGATAGATCCGGACAATGATGAGATTTTAAAGCGTATCCGAGAGATCACTGAGTTTGGGCAGGAATCAATTCCTTCGACAATGGAGATTGAACTTAAGACAAATCCTTTTCTTTGTACAAGTCGTCCTTCGATTCGGAAAAAAATGAACCTTTTAGATGCCACGGATGTGGAAGTTTTAGCAAAATTAAGGGAATTAAAAAGCTCGTTTAAATGAGATTTATCTTCACACACATTGTCATTATTGCATTGATATTCGTTGGCTGTCGCGGCCTTGAAAAATCGGAAAAAGAAAAAATCTGTAAAGCCAACGCCATCGATGAACCTATTTATCGCCTGAGTGACGAAACCTGCATTACGGTTGAGCCGGGCCATTCTCGTTTGCGCGAACGCTATCCATGGGAAGAAAGGCTTGTAGGGGATTTTCCTGCTATTACAAAAGAATTTTTTCGATGCAAAGGATCGCATTCACATTCAGATATTGTTTTAGGGGATAAGGTCTTTAGGGATTGCGGCGGGATAGAGACTCATAGTTTACCCATTCAAGACCGCGATGAATTTGTCTATCCTATTTTGCTCAACTTGCTCAACTATGTTCAGGCTCAAATGAAGCGGCAGGTTGTTGTGGTCTGTGCCCATCGCTGTCCTTTGCATCAAGCTTATGCAACACATTCAAGCGAGAAAAAAATTTCAAAACACATGATGGGTGCTGAAGTCGATTTTTATGTTAATGGAGCAGAAGATAAGCCCTATGAAGCGGTTAAATATCTTATGCAATATTATCGTGATGATCCGGATGTGTTAGAAAAAAAACCTTTTACGCAATTTTTTGAAGCCTCTTCTTCTCAGAATGGGGTGAGTTCTTGGATGAATCGCGAGATCATCATTCGAATCCATCATTCACAAGGTGAAGAAGATTTAGATCATCCTACAACGCATCCGTTTATTACGATTGAGTTGCGTTATGACCGAATATCGGGGAAACGCGTTGATTTTAATTGGAATCAAGCGCATCAATGTTTAAACTTATATCAGATGAATTGAAGTAACCTTCTCCATAAATAGAGGAGTTTTATGCATTTAGTTTCTTCGCTTGTTTGTGCTGTTCCCGTTTTCTTTGCGCAAGTGGCTCGGGAGATCTATATTGAGTGTACGGCGATCTGGTATAGGTGTACGGCGCATGATGCCCTATATTTTCTCAATCACCGCAGCGAATGGGGAAAGCGTGCCGTTTCACCCTTGCAAGTCAGACTATTTGGACTGATTAAGGAAGTCATTGATGTCAATAACTTGCCTGATTCGCATGATCAAAACCTCTTTGATAAAAAAAAACTAGTCATAGAGGGGAGCGTATCCGGACGTCCCCTAGCTCTTGAATCCATTTTTTTAAGAGATAAAATTAAAGAGATGATGATCAAAAAAATCCCAAGCTTATCAGGTATAGTGGGAGAAAAAATCTCTTTTACCGATTATACGGCGTTTTCAAAAGGCGATGGAGAAAGGACCTATTATTTGCGCTCTGCAACATCAACAATTGAAGTGGAAGTGACCCGGTTTTTTATTTTTAAGACGATTGAATTAAAAAAGATTCCAACTGATCTCTCAACACGCGAGGTTTCTGAACGAGAACTCCGCGAGGAGGGCTTTATTGAACCGCGAAGAATGAGCGTCACCGATCACGAATATCAGTTTTATTGGTCTTTTGTCGTTTTTGCGGCAGCCGTTCTTGTGATGGCGGTCTATGTTCGCGTTATGGGAATTTATCGGTCAACATACCGTCCCTTTTAAACTTCAAGAGAGTGAACCAATCTCTAAGAAGGTTTTGTATTGAACAATATCGTCTGTGATTGAGATAGGTGGGTAGGTGCCGGGACGGATGAGAACGGGGTGAATATTCGCTCCAATCAGTGCGGTGACGCCTTTCATCGTATCTTCAAAGCCAACCGCGCGCCCTCCTTTCCGTAAGAAAAGCTGTAGCGCTTTCAAATAACCGTCCGGTTTGGGTTTTGAGTGGGTATAATCTTCACGCGTAAGCCAATTCTTAATGAGATTAAGTTCAGGGAGGAGCTTACGGATTTGATCTACCTGCTCATGCGTAGAATTTGTGACCACGCAGGCATTGGCATTGAATTGATGGAGTCTTTTGAGAAGATCACCCACTCCGGGCATCAGTTTTAAACGGTGTTGCTCGATCAAATTTTGATAGATTTTTTGTTTTTCTTGGCGCAAGGTTTCCCAACTTGGTTCACGTTGTTCAAGGTCGGGAAAGAGTCCATATACTGCATTGCGCAGAATAGCTGTTGAGAGGTGCGCTTCCAAGCAATACTGTTGAAAGCTCCAGGGGAGGTGGTAACCATGCTTCAGGAGCATGATTTTATAGGCTTCGTAGTGCAGATCTTCGGTATTGACTAAAAGTCCATCAAAGTCAAAACAGAGCAAATCAAAATTTTGTATCCAGTTAAACATAGCGCGGGGTCATTTAATTTCATTATACATTGCCGATGACTGGACTCGAACCAGCACCTTAGTTGAATAAGAACAGAGTTTGAGTCTGTCGCGTCTACCAATTC
This Simkaniaceae bacterium DNA region includes the following protein-coding sequences:
- a CDS encoding DUF115 domain-containing protein, translated to MGRLLDQRYPGLSFLMRFSPPSKIKSEGGDEAVEVNCDALDQYDTIFIYGVGRGHYFDQLFTWLEASRLRELIFIEDDLHAILRLENEGRFDAIFYHPRTHLMALMPGKELEEIVREAIHQFPSDKIAVLATPSYEKTARFEILRMNLLRAATTLNAMQNETLYHHQLFANLIVNYRRIPQGFFANRLKGQFEKIPAIICGGGPSLAEIKEHFHAIEDKALIFAGGSGIAALTHLGLLPHFALAVDPNSTEWDLVKNNGAFEVPILFASRVFPKIFASLNGPTGYVQTLSGGASERLIEEKLSLQGVELEEEVDLNGMSVTTLAIAYAIALGCYPIILCGVDLSYADDKLYAEGVLDEAMNAQAASATSGRSNGQVFLREGIDGRLVKTAVKWLMEADWIASKSAKQSKPIVNCSKKGLKIKGLHHIPLEKAIDRYLNKEYDLRGWVHTEIEVAQIGIEKNEIVDQVLEKLYTSLKQIEAKLCEMILLIQKEKRMDHPKLILFQMDMREEFAFQNLMQGIEPLVLNRIKRASNRLDFFASEETQKEYALDCEEKKYKLMQKIVLEYIKIYKVEYMGIL
- the gloB gene encoding hydroxyacylglutathione hydrolase, whose translation is MNKQAAVRVWEASIGDQAIRVHLIPALEDNYIYLLSWGDQALVVDPSVSKPVLERLEEEKLELKAILNTHHHADHVGGNQEIKEKTGCRVIGPSDVHIESVDQVVSDGEEIIVGPLLIQVIATPGHTLDHICFYIPDYKILFSGDTLFTGGCGKIFEGTAQIMFESLQKLAALPKDTFIFCGHDYTMSNLEFAREIDPDNDEILKRIREITEFGQESIPSTMEIELKTNPFLCTSRPSIRKKMNLLDATDVEVLAKLRELKSSFK
- a CDS encoding HAD family phosphatase, coding for MFNWIQNFDLLCFDFDGLLVNTEDLHYEAYKIMLLKHGYHLPWSFQQYCLEAHLSTAILRNAVYGLFPDLEQREPSWETLRQEKQKIYQNLIEQHRLKLMPGVGDLLKRLHQFNANACVVTNSTHEQVDQIRKLLPELNLIKNWLTREDYTHSKPKPDGYLKALQLFLRKGGRAVGFEDTMKGVTALIGANIHPVLIRPGTYPPISITDDIVQYKTFLEIGSLS